The Pedobacter ginsengisoli region GGAATTAATGTAGTGCTCCAATCAGAAAACGGTTTGTTGGGTATGGGGCCTTTCCCATTTGAAGGAGAAGAAGATGCCGATTTAATCAATGCCGGTAAACAGACCATTACAACTTTGCCGGGATCATCTATATTCGACTCGGCAATGAGTTTTGGTATGATCAGAAGTCAGAAAATTGATCTGACCATACTAGGTGCCATGGAAGTATCAGAAAACGGCGATATAGCCAACTGGAAAATACCCGGTAAAATGGTAAAGGGAATGGGAGGCGCGATGGACCTGGTAGCCTCTGCAAAGAACATAATAGTTGCCATGCAGCATGTAAATAAAGCTGGCGAAAGTAAGCTGTTGCCAAAATGTACTTTGCCGCTTACCGGAGTAAATTGCATAAAAAAAGTAGTTACTGAATTGGCCGTATTGGATATATTGCCCGAAGGTGGCTTTAGGTTAATTGAAAGGGCACCGGGAGTTAGTGTTGATTACATTAAGCAAGTTACAGCAGGTAAACTTTTTGCTGATGACAATATAGCTGAGATGATATTTGATTAATATTAATCATGCAAACATAAACAGGCTTATTCGGCCTGTTTATATTTACAATATTTTTCCTTCAAATCCACTGAAATTTCTTCAGTTATTTTGATGATGTCATCAGGGATGTCATTATTATTTACAACAACCTGATCACATTGGCCCTTATAAGGCAATAAGAACTCTTTGTAAGCAGGAACAACATGATTGTGCCATTTATAAAGCACATCTTCTTCAGGGTAGCCACGCTCTATACCGTCGCGTTTAATTCTGCGATCTAATGCTACAGATTCTTCTGCCTCAATAAAAATTGTGTAATCAAGAAGCGCAGCAATTTCCTTAAAATGCAAAATAAAAAGACCCTCTACAATAATAATAGGGGCGGGATTTATCTCCAGTATTTTAGTTACTGCCAGTGGATTGTTGAAATTGTATTCTTTTTTATAAACAACTTCACCCTTCAAAAGCTTCTTAATATCAAACAGAAATTGCTGATCGTCAATAGTTGAAGGTAAATCAAAGTTGTATAGTTTATTTTCTTCCTGAGTCATTTCACCTGCCGGAATGTAATAATCATCCTGTGAAATCAATGTTATCTCATCATTTTTAAAATGATGAAGAAAACAGTTCAGAAAGAAGGTTTTGCCGGATCCGCTACCACCCGCAATACCGATAATAAAGGGCTTATTATTGTTCATTCTCTTGTCCGCCGTATGTTAAATTGCAATAAAATCTTTTGTCTAAAGCGCCTAGTGCATCAGCAACCGCTTTAGTCATTACAATTATAACATCTTTTGTGGACTCATTTTCAGTAAATTTACCAACAACCTTTGCAAAGGTTGATCTGTTACTCATTGGGTTGGTAATTTTCATTACTGTACCAATTGGAGCAGTTCTGTGCAAAACCAACATTTTGCTCGGATCAAGGTCATTGTCCGAAATCCATACAGCAGTTCCCTTTTCGTCGATCTGGTTTAATCCATATCTGCTTGCAGCATATTTTAGCGATGGGTCTTTGATAGAGTTTAAAGTATCTACCGGGTGTTCTGGCTCTGGTGGAGCCACAGGATACTGGCCTCTGATCCATAATTTCTGACCAACAGATAATGAATTGTCTGTCAGGTTATTTTTAGCTTTTAGCTGATCCATTGTTAATTTGTAGCGCGTTGCAATAGAGTACATCGTCTCGTTTGATGCAACAGTATGGATCAATAACGGTTCGTTATCTTGTTTGGCCGAATCAGGTTTTGTAGTGTCTGGCTTAACAGGAGCAGGCTTTTGAATTGGCTGTGCGGGCTTAATACTGTCTTTTTTTACCACAATAGCAACTGGATCTTTTGCTGTGTTTTCAACAGGTGGAGTGTTGATTTTTTCAGGATCAACAGTTTCCAAAGGTGTCCCGTCAGGAGATTTGGTAGCAGGTATTTTTAATAACTGTCCAATTTGTAAATTTATAGATCTAAGGTTATTAACCCTTTTAATTTCATTAACGGTAGTGCCATATTTTTCGGCCAGCATGTTAAGGTTCTCTTTTTTCTGCACGGCATGTTCTATAAGGTTGCCTTCGGCAGGAGTGTCAGTAGCAGTTGGCGCTAATGTTTCTTTTGTACTTGCTGTAGTGTTTTGATTAGCTGAAAAAGGTATGTCTGTTGGTACTTTAATAATAACCCCAATTTGAAGATACTTATTGTCGTTAAATGTCATAACGTATTTAGGAACAACATTGTATCTTCTACCTATTGAGTAGTAAGTGTCTTTTGCGACAACTTTATGGACGATCAATTTTTTACCGTTGTAATTCTCAACCCCTATTGAATCTCTGGTGTTTGCTTTGGCTGATGTTAAACTAAGAAAAATGGCAAAGATTGATACTATATAATATTTATACATTAATTTTCTAATAAAGTAATTTCGCAATTATACGAATAATAAAAATAACCCCCGAATTGATAATATAAACGTTTCTTACAACTTACTATTGTATGTTTAAGAACATTTTTCAAACCATTTTTGTTAGATATTGTTATATTTTCAATTCCCGAGAGGGCGACAAAATAAAAAAAATAAATATTATGGA contains the following coding sequences:
- a CDS encoding CoA transferase subunit B, encoding MLDKNGIAKRIAKEIKDGYYVNLGIGIPTLVANFIPEGINVVLQSENGLLGMGPFPFEGEEDADLINAGKQTITTLPGSSIFDSAMSFGMIRSQKIDLTILGAMEVSENGDIANWKIPGKMVKGMGGAMDLVASAKNIIVAMQHVNKAGESKLLPKCTLPLTGVNCIKKVVTELAVLDILPEGGFRLIERAPGVSVDYIKQVTAGKLFADDNIAEMIFD
- a CDS encoding uridine kinase, with translation MNNNKPFIIGIAGGSGSGKTFFLNCFLHHFKNDEITLISQDDYYIPAGEMTQEENKLYNFDLPSTIDDQQFLFDIKKLLKGEVVYKKEYNFNNPLAVTKILEINPAPIIIVEGLFILHFKEIAALLDYTIFIEAEESVALDRRIKRDGIERGYPEEDVLYKWHNHVVPAYKEFLLPYKGQCDQVVVNNNDIPDDIIKITEEISVDLKEKYCKYKQAE
- a CDS encoding LysM peptidoglycan-binding domain-containing protein, whose protein sequence is MYKYYIVSIFAIFLSLTSAKANTRDSIGVENYNGKKLIVHKVVAKDTYYSIGRRYNVVPKYVMTFNDNKYLQIGVIIKVPTDIPFSANQNTTASTKETLAPTATDTPAEGNLIEHAVQKKENLNMLAEKYGTTVNEIKRVNNLRSINLQIGQLLKIPATKSPDGTPLETVDPEKINTPPVENTAKDPVAIVVKKDSIKPAQPIQKPAPVKPDTTKPDSAKQDNEPLLIHTVASNETMYSIATRYKLTMDQLKAKNNLTDNSLSVGQKLWIRGQYPVAPPEPEHPVDTLNSIKDPSLKYAASRYGLNQIDEKGTAVWISDNDLDPSKMLVLHRTAPIGTVMKITNPMSNRSTFAKVVGKFTENESTKDVIIVMTKAVADALGALDKRFYCNLTYGGQENEQ